The following coding sequences are from one Terriglobia bacterium window:
- a CDS encoding STAS domain-containing protein, with protein MDIQVESRGDRRIVRIKDKITFEHCPLLQHRLDAVLEEGVREVVIDFRDVPFMDSSGVGEILRLFKLVRDRNGEVVLINPNQKLHNLFTMYRFEKFMKIRDSVEAGEE; from the coding sequence ATGGATATCCAAGTTGAATCACGTGGCGACCGACGCATCGTTCGGATAAAGGACAAAATAACCTTCGAGCACTGCCCGTTGCTGCAGCACCGTCTCGATGCCGTGCTTGAGGAAGGGGTGCGTGAGGTCGTGATCGATTTCCGGGATGTCCCATTTATGGACAGCTCCGGTGTGGGCGAAATCCTGCGCTTGTTCAAGCTCGTGCGCGATCGGAACGGGGAAGTGGTCCTCATCAATCCGAATCAGAAGCTGCACAATCTGTTCACCATGTATCGCTTCGAAAAGTTCATGAAAATCCGCGATTCGGTCGAGGCGGGGGAAGAATGA
- a CDS encoding HEAT repeat domain-containing protein: MKLRLEGQDLVGEIRNTPLQQVLEELAAWSGIVFEIESQENPPISINFYRTSLQEAVERLTGNTNSIIYFERDETGQNRVRFVRVLSRNPRPSPPVLHYIGTGAITKRGDEIVDSPEQAVVVLAGSTNLVARQKAIEVLVTSKGAPAIQALKMALADPAVEVRVAAIDGLVTLGAREALPQILPALKDSHPGVRQSAVMAVGHLGDAGNVKDLKPLLRDPDSSVAASAEMAIQKLSGRRP, from the coding sequence ATGAAGCTGCGTTTGGAGGGCCAGGATCTGGTCGGGGAGATCCGCAATACTCCACTCCAGCAAGTCCTGGAGGAACTGGCAGCATGGAGTGGCATCGTGTTTGAAATCGAATCCCAGGAAAACCCGCCGATCTCGATTAACTTCTATCGCACTTCTCTGCAGGAGGCGGTCGAGCGGCTGACAGGGAACACAAACTCGATCATCTACTTCGAGCGCGACGAGACAGGGCAGAACCGTGTACGCTTCGTCCGCGTCCTGTCGCGCAACCCGCGTCCGTCGCCGCCGGTCCTGCATTACATTGGCACGGGTGCGATTACCAAACGGGGCGATGAGATCGTCGACAGCCCGGAGCAGGCGGTTGTTGTGTTGGCAGGAAGCACAAATCTCGTTGCACGGCAGAAAGCCATCGAAGTTCTCGTTACTTCCAAGGGAGCGCCGGCGATTCAAGCTCTCAAGATGGCGCTGGCAGATCCGGCAGTAGAGGTAAGGGTGGCCGCGATTGATGGCCTTGTAACCCTGGGAGCTCGGGAGGCCCTGCCGCAAATCCTCCCGGCTCTTAAGGATAGTCACCCCGGTGTGCGCCAGAGCGCAGTTATGGCGGTGGGGCATCTAGGAGATGCCGGGAACGTGAAGGACCTCAAGCCGCTTCTGCGCGACCCGGATTCCAGCGTCGCTGCTTCGGCCGAGATGGCGATCCAAAAACTCTCCGGCCGTCGCCCTTGA
- a CDS encoding DMT family transporter, with amino-acid sequence MEILLLSVTLIWGMNFAIMKSMYAYFDPYAFTALRFIIAVSVLLLFLKLRGLPLAVEVADVPAITGLGMLANTAYQMLFTAGLAHTKAGNAALLGAAAPIFAYLTGVLLKREWYSHRVLAGILLSFAGVGMIVLFGAKEIALGANWQGNLMILASALCWGWYTGAAAGLVIKYGALRLTVWVMLTGTLMMIPPFLPSLIHQDWLSVPLVGWFGFAYSTLLSIVYSYLIWSFALQHIGISRTAVYSNLTPMVALIGGWLLLGEQPAIAQFAGVALILGGVFIVRSKKPSFSLAAARLRTIGLNRQKIG; translated from the coding sequence ATGGAAATCCTCCTGCTCAGTGTCACACTGATCTGGGGAATGAACTTCGCCATCATGAAGAGCATGTATGCGTATTTCGATCCCTACGCATTTACGGCTTTGCGCTTCATTATTGCCGTATCGGTTTTGCTCTTGTTCCTGAAGCTGCGCGGCCTTCCACTCGCTGTGGAAGTTGCCGACGTTCCGGCGATCACCGGTTTGGGCATGCTGGCAAACACAGCGTATCAGATGCTCTTCACGGCCGGACTTGCCCACACCAAGGCTGGGAACGCCGCGCTGCTCGGGGCGGCAGCACCCATCTTTGCCTATTTGACCGGCGTGCTGTTGAAAAGAGAGTGGTACAGCCATCGAGTGCTCGCCGGCATTCTGCTTTCCTTTGCCGGCGTAGGCATGATTGTGCTGTTCGGGGCGAAGGAGATTGCCCTGGGGGCGAACTGGCAGGGTAACCTCATGATCCTTGCCTCGGCTCTATGCTGGGGATGGTACACGGGAGCCGCCGCGGGCCTGGTCATCAAATACGGCGCCCTGCGCCTGACCGTCTGGGTGATGCTGACGGGAACATTGATGATGATCCCGCCGTTCCTGCCCTCGCTGATACATCAGGACTGGCTTTCGGTCCCCCTGGTGGGGTGGTTTGGCTTTGCTTACTCCACCCTTCTTTCCATCGTTTATTCATACCTGATCTGGTCTTTTGCCCTGCAGCACATCGGAATTTCACGCACCGCCGTCTACTCAAATCTGACCCCGATGGTCGCCCTGATTGGGGGATGGCTGCTCTTGGGGGAACAGCCTGCGATCGCACAGTTCGCCGGAGTCGCGCTGATCCTCGGTGGCGTATTTATCGTGAGATCGAAAAAACCCTCGTTCTCTCTCGCAGCCGCACGTCTGCGCACAATCGGGCTGAACAGACAGAAGATTGGATAG
- a CDS encoding DedA family protein, whose product MLDSITSYFVGLDPGYLCLALFLCAYVENIFPPIPGDTVTVFAAYLLGRSNHSAAGVLIATTAGSSAGFMTYYALGRLIHPEYFSRKNFRFLPASSIERAGNWFRRYGYWIVLLNRFFSGVRSVISIVTGMSRLPWLRVFILSAIGCAVWNGLLIWAGYLLGENWSLIIPILAQYNRVLIIMAALLGAFWLLRRRIFRGRKKSPNQDFGS is encoded by the coding sequence ATGCTTGATTCCATTACAAGTTATTTTGTCGGACTCGACCCCGGCTATCTCTGTCTCGCATTGTTCCTCTGCGCTTACGTCGAAAACATTTTCCCCCCTATCCCGGGCGATACTGTTACGGTTTTTGCTGCCTATCTGCTCGGCCGATCCAATCACAGCGCCGCAGGCGTCCTCATCGCCACCACGGCCGGAAGTTCGGCCGGTTTCATGACATACTATGCGTTGGGCCGCTTGATTCACCCGGAATATTTCTCACGCAAGAACTTCCGGTTTCTTCCCGCCTCGAGCATCGAGCGCGCCGGGAACTGGTTCCGACGTTACGGATACTGGATCGTTCTCCTGAACCGATTCTTCTCAGGGGTGCGCTCGGTCATTTCAATCGTAACGGGCATGTCCAGGCTCCCCTGGCTCCGGGTATTCATCCTTTCGGCCATCGGCTGTGCCGTTTGGAATGGCCTGCTGATCTGGGCCGGCTATCTACTGGGAGAAAACTGGAGTTTGATAATCCCCATCCTGGCCCAATATAACAGGGTCCTTATCATCATGGCGGCCCTTTTGGGGGCATTCTGGCTTTTGCGCAGGAGGATCTTTAGAGGACGCAAAAAGTCACCCAACCAGGATTTTGGCAGTTGA
- a CDS encoding RNA methyltransferase, with the protein MFQTNINGQTPGMSMLNNVVIILVGTKYAGNIGAAARAMHNMGLSQLRLAAPECRIDEEAQRMARIGNPVLASVRTFHSLGSALRGVRLVVGTTGKSGGNREQTVNARSLAPLILSHAIRRKVGIVFGPEDTGLIDDDLLRCQMLLRIPTQPQAHSINLAQAVMIVSYELFMGHLECEPVRVPVLATLEQVEAMYQQLESALRTIGFLQDENARHMMFRMRRLLGRTALQHSDVGIMRGIARQIAWFGSKSKPTE; encoded by the coding sequence TTGTTCCAGACTAATATTAACGGCCAGACCCCGGGGATGTCCATGCTGAACAACGTCGTGATCATACTCGTCGGCACGAAATACGCCGGCAACATAGGCGCCGCGGCCAGAGCCATGCACAATATGGGACTCAGCCAGCTGCGGCTCGCCGCCCCAGAGTGCAGGATCGATGAGGAGGCCCAGCGGATGGCACGCATCGGCAATCCGGTGCTGGCCTCGGTGCGGACCTTCCACTCCCTGGGCTCTGCCCTGCGTGGTGTCCGCCTGGTTGTGGGCACCACCGGCAAGAGCGGCGGCAACCGGGAGCAAACCGTCAACGCCCGCTCCCTGGCGCCCCTGATCCTGTCGCATGCAATCCGTAGAAAGGTCGGCATTGTCTTCGGACCGGAGGATACCGGCCTGATCGATGACGACCTTCTGCGCTGCCAGATGCTCCTGCGTATCCCGACGCAGCCCCAAGCCCATAGCATCAATCTCGCCCAAGCCGTTATGATTGTGAGCTATGAGCTCTTCATGGGACACCTGGAGTGTGAACCCGTGCGCGTGCCGGTCCTGGCGACCTTGGAACAAGTCGAAGCCATGTACCAGCAGTTGGAATCGGCTCTCCGCACCATCGGCTTCCTGCAGGATGAGAACGCGCGCCATATGATGTTCCGAATGCGCCGCCTGCTGGGCCGGACTGCTCTCCAACACTCGGATGTGGGCATTATGCGCGGAATCGCGCGACAGATCGCGTGGTTCGGCTCGAAATCCAAGCCGACGGAATAA
- a CDS encoding HAD-IA family hydrolase — MPVLRSCRLFLFDLDGTLIDSRKDIARALNSALARMGKTALSITDVMRFVGDGVETLIRRALHEVTGTEPDGVQVDIGMTLMIEEYGNHLVDSTCLYPGVRETLAALHPARLGLISNKPEMLSRRILSAFDLLDRFCVVLGGDSLPQRKPDPGPILDAMSRCRALPAETVMVGDSPTDIFAGKAAGVITCGVSGGFRSREELQAAGCDVLIDHFAEITQHFCAIRD, encoded by the coding sequence ATGCCCGTGCTTCGTTCCTGCCGGCTTTTTCTCTTCGACCTCGACGGCACCCTGATCGATTCCCGGAAAGATATCGCGCGTGCTCTGAATTCCGCCCTCGCCAGGATGGGAAAAACCGCACTCTCGATCACCGATGTGATGCGTTTCGTCGGCGACGGCGTTGAAACCCTGATCCGGCGCGCATTGCACGAGGTCACGGGCACTGAGCCCGACGGCGTTCAGGTCGACATCGGCATGACCCTGATGATTGAGGAATACGGAAACCATCTCGTCGATTCGACCTGCCTGTATCCGGGCGTTCGCGAAACGCTGGCGGCTCTGCACCCGGCCAGGCTGGGATTGATCTCGAACAAACCAGAGATGCTGTCTCGACGTATACTTTCCGCCTTTGATCTGCTGGACCGCTTCTGCGTAGTGTTGGGCGGTGACAGTTTGCCGCAGCGCAAGCCGGATCCGGGCCCCATCCTGGATGCCATGTCACGCTGCCGTGCCTTGCCCGCGGAGACGGTTATGGTGGGAGACAGCCCTACTGACATTTTTGCCGGAAAAGCGGCCGGCGTGATCACCTGCGGCGTATCAGGCGGCTTCCGAAGCCGCGAAGAGCTTCAAGCCGCCGGCTGTGATGTGCTCATTGACCACTTCGCCGAGATCACGCAGCATTTCTGCGCAATCCGCGACTGA